Within the Stenotrophomonas maltophilia genome, the region CGCTTGGACGCCGAAGGCCTGTTCGATCCTGCACGCAAGCGGGCGCTGCCCGCGCATGTGCGGCGGCTGGCGGTGATCACCTCGCCGACCGGCGCCGCCGTGCGCGATGTGCTGAGCGTACTGGGCCGTCGTTTCCCGCTGCTGGAGGTGGACCTGCTGCCGACCCTGGTGCAGGGCTCCAGCGCCGCCGCGCAGATCACCCGCCTGCTGCAGGCAGCCGATGCCAGTGGTCGCTACGACGTGATCCTGCTGACCCGCGGCGGCGGTTCACTGGAAGATCTATGGGCGTTCAACGACGAAGCGCTGGCGCGCGCGATCGCCGCCAGCGATACGCCGGTCGTGTCGGCCGTCGGCCACGAGACCGACTTCAGCCTGAGTGATTTTGCCGCCGACCTGCGCGCGCCGACACCTTCGGTGGCGGCCGAGCTGCTGGTCCCCGACCAGCGTGACCTGGCCCTGCGCCTGCGCCGCAATGCCGCGCGGCTGGCACAGCTGCAGCGCCACGCGGTAGGACAGGCCATGCAGCGCGCCGACCGTGCGCTGTTGCGATTGAATGCGCAGAGTCCACAGGCCCGGCTGGACCTGTTGCGGCGCCGTCAGCTGGAGCTGGGCCGGCGGCTGCACGCGGCGTTCAACCAGCAGCAGGAGCGCCGTGCCGCGCGCCTGCGCCATGCTGCCGCGGTGCTGCGTGGCCATCATCCGCAGCGCCAGCTGGACGCGATGCAGCGTCGCCTGTCGGCCCTGCGCGGACGCCCCCATGCAGCGATGCAGCGGCTGCTGCAACGCGATGCGCTGCGCCTGCGCGGCCTGGCCCGGTCCCTGGAGGCGGTCAGTCCATTGGCCACGGTGGCACGCGGTTACAGCATCGTGACCCGTGCCGATGATGGTGCACTGGTACGACAGGTTGAACAGGTCCAGCCCGGCGACGCACTGCAGGCACGCGTGGGCGACGGCGTCATCGACGTGCAGGTCACCTCGGTCAGGTAAGCGGGGGCCAAGGCGCAGCCCGGCGTGCGCCTTCCTACCTGGCCGCCTCGCAGAACTGCTTCCGGTACTCCAGCGCCTTCGGCATCAGAGCCTGCAGATTCTGGATCCGGGTTCCCGGGTTGGGATGGGTGGAGGCAAACTCCGGCTGCGACTGACCACCACTGGCCTGGCCCATCCGCTGCCACAGCGGCACCGCTTCGCGCGGATCGAAACAGGCAGCCGCAGCCAGCATCAGCCCCACCTCATCGGCCTGGGTCTCGTGGCTGCGTGCGTAGGGCAGCAGATAGCCATAACCCATCGCCGACATCACCATCTGCTGCTGCTGCGCATCCATGCCACTGGCAGCCCCGGCCATCTGCCCGATCTGGGTCAGCTTCTGCTGTGCCATGCGCTGCGCTCCATGGCGCAGCAGCGCATGGGCGATCTCATGCCCCATCACCACCGCCATCGCATCCTTGGTCCGCGCCACCGGCACCAGACCGGTATAGACCGCCATCTTCCCGCCCGGCAGGCAGAAGGCGTTGGCCTGCTCGGAGGGGATCACGTTCACCTCCCACTGGAAGCTGCGCGCGAAATGGGCCGGCTCCACGCCATGCTCCCGCGCCAATGCGGTCTCCACCACATCGACCTTGGCGATCAACCGCTCGGCAATCGCACGCACGTCACGCGAGATCTGCGCATTCGGGTCCAGTGGCCGCTCCTGCGCCAGGATCTGCTGGTAGGCCTGCAGGCCCAGCGCGGTTTCCTGCTGGGCATCCAGGCTGCTGTCGATCATGACCTTCTCGCCGGTATAGGGATCGACCGTCCGGTTCGAAAACCAGTAAAAGGCCGCGTAACCCGCCGCCAGCAGCAGTACCCACCAGCGGATGTTGCCGAACAGGCCACGCCGCTGCGGGCCCTGCGGCGAGCGGGAAAATGGGTCGTTGCGCATGCGGTGGTCTTCCGGCTGGCCCCGCCGGCCGGCGGGCACGGCGCAATCTTAGTGTGCCGGAGCCCGCGCCGGGTGAAGCCGGCCGCTCAGATGCCGCGTACCAGGCGGAACCCGATGCGGGCGTTGGTGGTGTCCGAGTCCTGCGACTGCCGCCAGGCCGCCCGGGTCTGCTCGGGAGAGTTCGCCCAGTTGCCTCCGCGGATCACCCGCGCCCGGCAACCCGGGTTGAACCAGGCCACGCCGTCGGAGGGCGCACGCCGGTAGCTGGAATGCCAGCAGTCGGCCACCCATTCGCTGAGATTGCCGGCCATGTCGTGCAGGCCGAACGCGTTGGCCCGGAAGTTCGCCACCGGCGCAGGGCCCCACCAGCCATCGCCATAGCCGATGAACGCGTTGTGCCAATGCCGGCCAGACGGCGAGACATCCTTGCTGCCGGTGAAGTTGCCGCTGCCCGGCGGGGGCGTGCCTGTATCCCCCCAGGGATAACGGCCGCTGCTGCCGGCGCGCAGCGCATACTCGAACTCGGCCTCGCTGGGCAGCCGGTAGCTGTAGCCGGTCTGCTCGGACAGCCACGCGGCATAGTTTTCCGCGTCGCGCACGCTCACATGCATCACAGGCGCGTTGCCCAGCGCGCGCGCGCCGTCGTAATCCGAGCGCCAGTCGACACCGCTGCGGCGGATGAAGTTGCCGCTGCGCTCGTCATAGACCACCGAATGACCGCGGCGGGTCGCGCGTGGGCGGGCATTGGTGGCTTTGACGTAGCGCTCGAAATCGCTGACGGTCACCTCGGTGATGGCCATCGCGAAACCGCGGTCAAACCGCACGTAATGCGAAGGGCGCTCGGCATCGGTGGCGCCGGGCTCGGCATCCCCTGCGCCCATCTGGAAGCCGCCATGCGGCACCACCACCATCTGCGGGCCACGCCCGCCATCGCGCATCGCGTCGCTGAACACCTGGCCGGGACGGAAGCTGCCGTAATGGGTTGCCAGATCGATGCGCTCGCGCAGCTGCGCCACGACCGCGTCGCCGGGCAGCGCGATGCGCAGTGCTTCGGCCAGCTTCTCGCGTGCAGGTTTCAGGCCCTGCGGCGTCGCCAGGTCGCGCAGGCCCTCGTCGCGCAGCTGCGCCAGGGTGTTGGCCCGGATCTGCTCGATGCGCTCGAAGGCGTCGGCGATGGTCGGAGAGGAATCACGGACCTTGCTGGCTTCGGCCAGCCAGGTGCCGGCACTGGCGAAGTCACGGCGGCGGGCGGCCTCCTCGGCACGCCGGATCAGGCCGCTCTCCGCCGCAGCAAGGCCCTGGCGTGCGCGGCGGTTGCCCTCGTCAAGCGCCAACGCCTCGCGGAAACTGCCGATCGCGCCGTCACCGTCCTCGCCGATCCGGTCCGCGCGCAGGTCCTCCTCGCCGGCCCGGTTGTAGGCCACCACGCGTTGCGCGATCTCCACCCGCGCCTGCAGGGCACGCACCTTTTCATCGTCAGGGGCCAGGGTCAGCAACACCAGCGCCTGGCGTCCCGCTTCGGCCAGCGCCTCGCGCTGCTGCAGCGGCCGCACCAGCAAGGCATCGGTCTGCTGCAGCAGGCGCTGGCGGGCACGCTGCAGACCAGCACGGGCCTGGCGGTCGTCAGGCACCTCCTCCTGCACCGCCAGCCACAGCGGGATGGCGGCATCGCCATCCTCGTACAGCCGATCCTGGGCAAACGCCTGCTCGGCGGCCCTGCGCAGCTGCGCCAGGCTGCGCCCCTCCCGATCGACACGGGGCGGCGTCCACTGCTGCACGTCTTCGGCGGCATCCTGACCGGCGATGGTCACGCTGCCCTGCACCGCCGGCCGATCCTCCGGCGCCGGCGGCGATGCCGCCTGGCCGGATCCCTCGCCGGCCTTGCCTGCCGGTGTCGGCGGTGACGGGGTGCAGGCGACCAGAGCCAGGGCCAGGCTGGCGCACAGCGCGGACGACAGCGGAAAACGCAAGCAGAGCCTCCTTCGGCACGGACGCGGACCGACGTTAGGCTATTCTCCCCTGCCTGAGCAAACCCGAGTAGCAGGCCCTGACCCGTGGCAATCTGGATCACCACCCCCGCCGAGCTGGATGCGTACTACCAGCAGCGTCCCACCCGCATCGGTCTGGACACCGAATTCATCCGTGAACGCACCTTCTGGCCGCAACTGGCGCTGGTGCAGATGGCGGTCGGCGAGGACATCCTGCTGATCGATCCGCTGATTCCCGGCATGCCCGAAGCACTGGCCCCCTGGCTGACCGATACGTCGATCATCAAGGTGATGCACAGCGCCAGCGAGGATCTGGTGGCCTTCAAATGGACCTGCGGCGTGCTGCCACGACCGCTGTTCGATACCCAGATCGGCGCGGCGCTGGCCGGCATCGGTGCCGGCATGGGCTACCAGAAGCTGGTGCAGGAGATCACCGGCGTGACCCTGGCCAAGGGCGAGACCCGCTCGGACTGGATGCGCCGCCCGCTCTCCGAGTCGCAGCTGCAGTATGCCGCCGATGACGTCGAGCACCTGTTCGCGCTGCATGACGCGATCGACGCGAGACTGCAGGCGATGGGACGCCAGCAGTGGCTGCACGACGACGCTGAACGCCTGTTGGCCAGCGTCGCCAACGATGAGGACCGCTGGCCGCACCTGTCCATGCGCTCGGCCCAGTTCCTCGATGCCGAGGCACAGCGACGCCTGCTGCGCCTGCTGCGCTGGCGCGATGTGCAGGCACGCCAGAGCGACCGGCCGCGCAGCTGGATCCTGGACAACGAACTTGCCGCCCTGCTGGCGCGCTCGCCACCGGCCGATGTCGACGCGCTCGCCAAGCTGTTCGAGCCGTTCCCGAAGGCGCCGCGCAAGCTGACAGCCGCCGTGTGGCAGGCCCTGGACACTCCGCTGGCCGATGAGCAGGACGCGCCGCTGGCCACCCAGCCCACCGACAGCAGCAAGAAGACGCTGAAGAAAATGCAGGACGCCGTGGCCGAATGCAGCCGCGAGCTGGGCCTGGCGGACGGCGTACTGGCCTCGCGCAAGCACCTGGAAAGCTACCTGGAGCACCGCCAGTGGCCGTCGGCGCTGGCCGGATGGCGCCAGCAGGCGCTGGAATCGCGCCTGCAGCCATTGTTGCCGGTGCGCTGACAACCCGCTGCAGCAACGGGAAGGGGCGGCCAGGATCACCGGGCCGCCCCTTCCCGCAACCGTTCGATTACCAGTTCATGTTCAGCGACACACCCACGGTACGCGGCTCGTTGTACACCGCGGCCATGTAGTTCTCGATCACGCCCTTGAGATTCTTCTCGTTGGTGATGTTGCGTGCGAACAGCGCGACTTCATAGGCGCCGTAGTTGCCGGAGTAACCGATCTTCAGGCCGCCCTCGAAGTCCCCCTTGGAGTTGAACTCCTTGCTGTCATACAGCACGAAGCTGGTATAGCCCTGCTTGTTCCAGTCGGTGGACACGAACATCGTGGCCGCGTCGCTGACCGGGAAATCGTAGCGTGCGGCCAGGTTGACGTTGTACTTCGGTGCGTTCGGCAACGGGTTGCCGTCGATCTGCGCGAAGGTGTTCGCACCCACCTTGATGGTCGGATCATCCACCGTGCACACCACCTGGCCATTCAGGCCGCAGACCTGCGCGTACACGCGCTTGTCCTTGATTTCGCTGTGCAGCAGGCTGACACCGGCGCTCAGGGTCAGGTTGGGAACCGGACGCAGTTCCATGTCCGCTTCGAAACCATACGCCTTGGCCTTGTCTGCGTTGAACAGCACGCCGTTGCCGTCCGAATCGTTGCCGTTGAGCTGGATATCGTTGACGGTGTAGGTGAACGCGGTGGCGTTCAGGCGCAGGCGGTTGTCCCACAGGCTGCTCTTCACGCCGGCCTCCCAGGACAGGATGGTCTCCGAGTCGGCGGTGGTGAAGTCGGCATTGAACACGGCCGAACGGCCCTGGATGGTCGGCCCGCGGAAACCGCGCGCCACCTTCGCATAGACGCTGACGTCCGGCGTGATCTGGTACATCGCACTCAGGTCCCAGCTGGGCGTGGTATCGGACATCCTGACGTCGGTGCGGCCCTTGTAGGTCACCACCCCGGCAGCGGTGTCGGCGGTCTTCAGCAGCCGGGTGTGCTTCTCGTCGCGGGTCTGGCGCAGGCCGGCGGTCACCGTGAACCTGTCGGTGAAGGCGTAGCTGAGCTGGCCGAAACCGGCCCAGGAGGTGTTCTTGTTGCGCAGGCGTACCCAGTTGTTCGGATTGCGCGCAGCGCCCTGCAGGAACCAGGCACGCTGGTAGAAGTCGGTGGTGTCGCTGCCGTTGAAATAGAACGCGCCGGCCTGCCACTGCAACGCGCTGTCGTCATGGCTGGCCAGACGGAATTCCTGGGTCCACTGGTCCAGGTCGCGGATCCGGCCCATCGACTGGCCGTAGCCGTTGGGCACGCCGTTGACCGGGTAGTTCACCGCAGCACCGCCATCGGTATCGCCACGGCTGTAACCGGAGGTGGTTTCATACGCGGTGATCGAAGTGAAGTCGATCGCGCCGAAGTCGTAGCGCGCCTTCACCGAGCCACCGTAGGTCTTGTAGGCCTGCGGGTTGTTGTCGGCTTCGTCGTAGGCGACCTGGTCGCGCGGCACGTCGGTGCGGTTGGAACCCTTGGTCAGCGCACCGCGCAGGAACAGGGTCGAGGTGCCTTCGTAATCGCGCGCGTGTGCCGAGGCCAGGATCGAGAACTGCTCGCTCGGCGTCAGCAGCAGCTGGGCGCGGACGTTGCGGTCATCGAAACCGCCCATGGCGTTCTTCTTCGGGCTGACGGTGCCATCCGCACTCGGGCCGCTGTAGGTGTTGTCGACATAGTCGTCGCGATGCTGGTACAGGGCCGACACGCGGAACGAGGCGATATCGTTGATCGGACCGCCAAAGCCGCCATCGATCGACACGCTGTTGTAACTGGCGTAGCTGGCGCTGACGCGGCCGGTGTAGTCCTGCGTCGGCTTGAGCGTGTCGAACTTGACGATGCCGGCCGTGGTGTTGCGGCCGAACAGCGAACCCTGCGGGCCGCGCAGTACTTCCACCTGGTCCACGTCGTAGACCGGATTGGACTTGAGCACCACGTGCTCCAGCACCACGTCATCCTGGATGATCGACACCGGCTGGGAAGCACCCAGATAGAAATCGATGTTGCCCAGCCCGCGGATGTAGAAGCGCGGGAAGATACGACCGGTGGTGGTTTCCGCATACAGGCTCGGCACGCGGCCGGACAGCGCCAGCAGGGTGTCGTCGCCGCCGGCGGTGAAGTCGCGCATGCGCTCGCCCTGCACGACGCCCACCGACACCGGCACCTCCTGCAGGTTCTGCTCACGGTGTTCGGCGGTCACGGTGATGGTATCCAGCCCGGTGGGGGTCGGCGCACTGTCCTGCGCCGCGGCGCCGAAGCTGCCGACCAGCGCCAGGCCTGCGCAGGCCAGCGCGAGCGGATGGCGACGGAAGGAAACGAGGGAAGACGACATGCCCGACAGACGGCGGGAATCGGTATGGGAAGGCATCGAAAGCTCTGAGGAGACGTCCGGGCGGCCTGCGCGGGCCGGGCGGCGAGAAAGGGAACTGCTGCGCAGACTGGGGATTATCCTCCAAATTGTTACGATTTCGTTTCGCGCAACGGAATCGCACGAAAGCCGGCGGACTCGGCACAGTCGCCTATGGCCACGGCCGCGCGTCGCTTGGCAAGGCCGACCGCCAGCGATACAATGACAGCGCACTACGGGGCCATAGCTCAGCTGGGAGAGCGCGTCGTTCGCAATGACGAGGTCAGGAGTTCGATCCTCCTTGGCTCCACCATCCACATGCCCACCAGGGCATGAAAAAGGCCGGAACTCCTGACACCCAGGGTCCGGCCTTTTTCGTTGCACGCCCCGGGCTACCGGGCCGATGAGACGCGCGACCTGCGCATGACCGAGCCCGGTGGCGACAAACCCAGCATCGGGCAGCCGCTGGCTCGGGCCGAGGGCGCTTGCAGCAATGACGCGTCAGGCAGGCTCCTGCCCACCATCCTTGCGCCGTGGACTGCGCGAGTGGGTGTCACGTACCTGCTGGTCGCGCTGTCCCGGACGCTGCTTGGCGACGTCGTCCTGCTTCCGGTCCTGGCGGCTTTCCTGCACCCCCTGGCGTGGATCGGGCGTGTCCTTTTCGTGTCTGCTCATGCGTGGCTCCGCCGCCGGCGGAGGCCGGCGCTGGAGCCACGCTAGAGGTCGCCGGGTAACGGACGGGTCAGTCCGGCGCGAACGCCATGTGCAGCCGCCGGCCGTCCCCTCAGGTGCGATTGGTGGATATCCCGCCGTCCACGCGCATCGCACTACCGGTCACGAAGCTGCCTTCATCGCTGGCCAGGAACAGCGCAGCGTTGGCGATCTCTTCCGGCCCGGCCAGGCGCTTGAGCGCATGCAGCGACCGTACGAAGTCCAGCGCATCCTCGTCTGGCGCAGCCTGCCGGCCCATCTCGGTGTCGGTGCCGCCGGGCAGCAGCACGTTGCAACGCACGCCCCGTACGCCGTACTCGGCGGCGATCACCTGGCTCAGGCCGATCAGCCCGGCCTTGCTCGAGGCGTAGGCGGCCATGCCGGGCAAGCCGACGGTATGGCCGACGATGGTGCCGACGAACACCAGCGAGCCGCCGCCCCGCGCCAGCAGGGCTGGCAACTGCGCACGTGCGGCGTGGAAGGCTGCATCGAGGTTGGTGGCCATCACCTGCCTCCAGGCGTCCACCGGAAACTCCGCAGCGGGCACGCCCGGCCCCAGCATCCCGGCATTGTTGATCGCGATGTCCAGGCCTCCGAAGGCCCGCTGCGCCAGGTCGACCAGCACCTGTGCAGTGTCCGGCCCGGCGACATCGGCGGCATGCACCACCGCCTCGCCGCCGGCAGCACGGATCTGATCGGCCAGCGCCTGCAACGGCTCCGGCTGCCGCGCGTTGAGCACCAGCCTTGCGCCTTCGGCGGCGAAACGCAGCGCGCAGGCGCGGCCGATGCCGGCGCTGGCACCGGTGATGAGGGCGATCTTGTCGTGCAGACGCATGTTCGGGGTCCAGGCAGTGAAGTGGACCCTACGATGTCGCGCCCCTGCCCCGTTGACACTCCGTTTCCGGGCCCTGCCGGCGCGTGCAGGAAACGGAGTTTCCGCCAGCGGGGCACGTGCCAGAATCGACGCATGGACACTGCCATCGCAACCACCGATGCCCGCGTCGAACGCGTCTGCCGCCACCTGCAGGCCCGTCTCGACGAACCCTCACTGCAGGAGCTTGCCGAACTGGCGGGCTGCAGCCCGACCCGGCTGCATCGCCTGTTCAAGCAGGCCACCGGACTGACCCCGAAGCAGTATGCGGCGGCCCTGCGCGCCGATCGGCTGCGCACAGGACTGCAACAGCAGGCGCGCATCACCGATGCTTTCCACGACGCCGGCTTCGGCTCCAGCGGCCGCTTCTACGAGAACGCTCCGCGCCTGCTGGGAATGACGCCCCGGCAATGGCGCAGCGGTGGACGCGGTGAGGTGATCCATTTCGCCATCGCCGAAAGCTCGCTGGGCAGCGTACTGGTGGCCAGCAGCAGCATCGGCGTGGTGGCGATCCTGCTCGGCGACGATCCGGAAGCGCTGCTGCAGTCGTTGCAGCAACGCTTCCGCCAGGCTGAGCTGGTCGGCGCTGACAGTGGCTACGAGCAACGGGTGGCGCAGGTGGTCGGCCTGGTCGAGGATCCGGCACGTGGCGCGACACTGCCACTGGACATCCGCGGCACAGCCTTCCAGCAGCGCGTCTGGCAGGCGCTGCAGCAGATTCCCCAAGGGCAGACCGCATCGTATGCCGACATTGCCGCGCGCATCGGCGCACCGCGCTCCAGCCGCGCGGTCGCGCGTGCCTGCGCCAGCAATCCACTGGCGGTGGCAGTGCCATGCCATCGCGTGGTGCGCCGCGATGGCGATCTGTCCGGCTATGCCTGGGGTGTGGCCCGCAAGCGCGAACTGCTGCGCCGGGAGAAAGCCGCCAACGGCTGATGCCGCCGCATCAGGACCGGTGGATGCCGACCGTGGCCGGCTCGCGCCGTGGCAGCGCCGGGCCATGCCCGGCGGACACCGGCGAGAGCTCAGTCCAGCTTCACCACCAGCTTGCCGAAGTTGCGCCCCTGCAGCAGCCCGAAGAAGGCATCCGGTGCGCTCTGCAGCCCTTCGACCACGTCCTCGCGGTACTGGATGCGCCCTTCCCGCAGCCAGTGCGCCATCTCGCGCTCGAACTGCGGCCACAGGTGGCTGAAGTCGTGCACGATGAAGCCGCGAACCGTCAGCCGCTGCCGCAGGATCTGGCTGAACAATGCCGGCAGGCGATCGGGCCCGGGATGCTCGACGCCGCGCGCGTTGTAGGTGGCGATGGTGCCGCAGACCGGAATGCGGGCGAAATCGTTGAGCAGTGGCAGCACCGCGTCGAGTACGTGGCCGCCGACATTCTCGAAGTAGACGTCGATGCCGTCCGGCACGGCGGCGCGCAGCTGCGCGGCGAAATCAGCCGCGCGATGGTCCAGCGCCACATCCACGCCAAGCGATTGCAGGTAGGCACGCTTGCCATCGCCGCCGGCAATGGCGACCACGCGGGCGCCCTGCAGTTTGGCCAGCTGGGCGACGGTTGCCCCCACCGGCCCGGTCGCAGCGGCGACCACCAGCGTCTCGCCCGGCTGCAGCCGGGCGATTTCATGCAGGCTGGAATACGCGGTGAATCCCGGCATGCCATACACGCCGAGTGCCGTGCTCAGCGGCAGGCCCGCCGGGTCCAGCCGACGCCCCAGCACCTGCGCATCCAGCACCGCATGGGTCTGCCATCCACCCGGCGCCAGGAAC harbors:
- the rnd gene encoding ribonuclease D translates to MAIWITTPAELDAYYQQRPTRIGLDTEFIRERTFWPQLALVQMAVGEDILLIDPLIPGMPEALAPWLTDTSIIKVMHSASEDLVAFKWTCGVLPRPLFDTQIGAALAGIGAGMGYQKLVQEITGVTLAKGETRSDWMRRPLSESQLQYAADDVEHLFALHDAIDARLQAMGRQQWLHDDAERLLASVANDEDRWPHLSMRSAQFLDAEAQRRLLRLLRWRDVQARQSDRPRSWILDNELAALLARSPPADVDALAKLFEPFPKAPRKLTAAVWQALDTPLADEQDAPLATQPTDSSKKTLKKMQDAVAECSRELGLADGVLASRKHLESYLEHRQWPSALAGWRQQALESRLQPLLPVR
- a CDS encoding NADP-dependent oxidoreductase, translating into MADQPTTTRIVLASRPQGAPIAANFRLEQSPLPAPAAGQVLLRNRYLSLDPYMRGRMDEGPSYAPPVAVGAVMEGQTVAEVLQSNAAGIAVGELFLAPGGWQTHAVLDAQVLGRRLDPAGLPLSTALGVYGMPGFTAYSSLHEIARLQPGETLVVAAATGPVGATVAQLAKLQGARVVAIAGGDGKRAYLQSLGVDVALDHRAADFAAQLRAAVPDGIDVYFENVGGHVLDAVLPLLNDFARIPVCGTIATYNARGVEHPGPDRLPALFSQILRQRLTVRGFIVHDFSHLWPQFEREMAHWLREGRIQYREDVVEGLQSAPDAFFGLLQGRNFGKLVVKLD
- a CDS encoding SDR family oxidoreductase; translated protein: MRLHDKIALITGASAGIGRACALRFAAEGARLVLNARQPEPLQALADQIRAAGGEAVVHAADVAGPDTAQVLVDLAQRAFGGLDIAINNAGMLGPGVPAAEFPVDAWRQVMATNLDAAFHAARAQLPALLARGGGSLVFVGTIVGHTVGLPGMAAYASSKAGLIGLSQVIAAEYGVRGVRCNVLLPGGTDTEMGRQAAPDEDALDFVRSLHALKRLAGPEEIANAALFLASDEGSFVTGSAMRVDGGISTNRT
- a CDS encoding bifunctional transcriptional activator/DNA repair enzyme AdaA — translated: MDTAIATTDARVERVCRHLQARLDEPSLQELAELAGCSPTRLHRLFKQATGLTPKQYAAALRADRLRTGLQQQARITDAFHDAGFGSSGRFYENAPRLLGMTPRQWRSGGRGEVIHFAIAESSLGSVLVASSSIGVVAILLGDDPEALLQSLQQRFRQAELVGADSGYEQRVAQVVGLVEDPARGATLPLDIRGTAFQQRVWQALQQIPQGQTASYADIAARIGAPRSSRAVARACASNPLAVAVPCHRVVRRDGDLSGYAWGVARKRELLRREKAANG
- the xseA gene encoding exodeoxyribonuclease VII large subunit, with the protein product MQPRNTDILTPSQLNTLARDLLEGSFPAIWVEAELGSVARPASGHLYFTLKDARAQLRAAMFRMKAQYLKFVPREGMRVLVRGRVTLYDARGEYQMVLDHMEEAGEGALRRAFEELKARLDAEGLFDPARKRALPAHVRRLAVITSPTGAAVRDVLSVLGRRFPLLEVDLLPTLVQGSSAAAQITRLLQAADASGRYDVILLTRGGGSLEDLWAFNDEALARAIAASDTPVVSAVGHETDFSLSDFAADLRAPTPSVAAELLVPDQRDLALRLRRNAARLAQLQRHAVGQAMQRADRALLRLNAQSPQARLDLLRRRQLELGRRLHAAFNQQQERRAARLRHAAAVLRGHHPQRQLDAMQRRLSALRGRPHAAMQRLLQRDALRLRGLARSLEAVSPLATVARGYSIVTRADDGALVRQVEQVQPGDALQARVGDGVIDVQVTSVR
- a CDS encoding formylglycine-generating enzyme family protein; this translates as MRFPLSSALCASLALALVACTPSPPTPAGKAGEGSGQAASPPAPEDRPAVQGSVTIAGQDAAEDVQQWTPPRVDREGRSLAQLRRAAEQAFAQDRLYEDGDAAIPLWLAVQEEVPDDRQARAGLQRARQRLLQQTDALLVRPLQQREALAEAGRQALVLLTLAPDDEKVRALQARVEIAQRVVAYNRAGEEDLRADRIGEDGDGAIGSFREALALDEGNRRARQGLAAAESGLIRRAEEAARRRDFASAGTWLAEASKVRDSSPTIADAFERIEQIRANTLAQLRDEGLRDLATPQGLKPAREKLAEALRIALPGDAVVAQLRERIDLATHYGSFRPGQVFSDAMRDGGRGPQMVVVPHGGFQMGAGDAEPGATDAERPSHYVRFDRGFAMAITEVTVSDFERYVKATNARPRATRRGHSVVYDERSGNFIRRSGVDWRSDYDGARALGNAPVMHVSVRDAENYAAWLSEQTGYSYRLPSEAEFEYALRAGSSGRYPWGDTGTPPPGSGNFTGSKDVSPSGRHWHNAFIGYGDGWWGPAPVANFRANAFGLHDMAGNLSEWVADCWHSSYRRAPSDGVAWFNPGCRARVIRGGNWANSPEQTRAAWRQSQDSDTTNARIGFRLVRGI
- a CDS encoding TonB-dependent receptor, which produces MSSSLVSFRRHPLALACAGLALVGSFGAAAQDSAPTPTGLDTITVTAEHREQNLQEVPVSVGVVQGERMRDFTAGGDDTLLALSGRVPSLYAETTTGRIFPRFYIRGLGNIDFYLGASQPVSIIQDDVVLEHVVLKSNPVYDVDQVEVLRGPQGSLFGRNTTAGIVKFDTLKPTQDYTGRVSASYASYNSVSIDGGFGGPINDIASFRVSALYQHRDDYVDNTYSGPSADGTVSPKKNAMGGFDDRNVRAQLLLTPSEQFSILASAHARDYEGTSTLFLRGALTKGSNRTDVPRDQVAYDEADNNPQAYKTYGGSVKARYDFGAIDFTSITAYETTSGYSRGDTDGGAAVNYPVNGVPNGYGQSMGRIRDLDQWTQEFRLASHDDSALQWQAGAFYFNGSDTTDFYQRAWFLQGAARNPNNWVRLRNKNTSWAGFGQLSYAFTDRFTVTAGLRQTRDEKHTRLLKTADTAAGVVTYKGRTDVRMSDTTPSWDLSAMYQITPDVSVYAKVARGFRGPTIQGRSAVFNADFTTADSETILSWEAGVKSSLWDNRLRLNATAFTYTVNDIQLNGNDSDGNGVLFNADKAKAYGFEADMELRPVPNLTLSAGVSLLHSEIKDKRVYAQVCGLNGQVVCTVDDPTIKVGANTFAQIDGNPLPNAPKYNVNLAARYDFPVSDAATMFVSTDWNKQGYTSFVLYDSKEFNSKGDFEGGLKIGYSGNYGAYEVALFARNITNEKNLKGVIENYMAAVYNEPRTVGVSLNMNW
- a CDS encoding M48 family metallopeptidase gives rise to the protein MRNDPFSRSPQGPQRRGLFGNIRWWVLLLAAGYAAFYWFSNRTVDPYTGEKVMIDSSLDAQQETALGLQAYQQILAQERPLDPNAQISRDVRAIAERLIAKVDVVETALAREHGVEPAHFARSFQWEVNVIPSEQANAFCLPGGKMAVYTGLVPVARTKDAMAVVMGHEIAHALLRHGAQRMAQQKLTQIGQMAGAASGMDAQQQQMVMSAMGYGYLLPYARSHETQADEVGLMLAAAACFDPREAVPLWQRMGQASGGQSQPEFASTHPNPGTRIQNLQALMPKALEYRKQFCEAAR